The following are encoded together in the Culex pipiens pallens isolate TS chromosome 1, TS_CPP_V2, whole genome shotgun sequence genome:
- the LOC120432304 gene encoding histidine-rich protein PFHRP-II — MKVFIVGSVLLLATVASAHYWHYVPADTPEVAAAKAEHFAAHQAARGHVGAGPIDTPEVQHAKAQHFAAHAAARAGHPGAAAAPAWHAAPAAHAWHGAGAWHGPQHIPVIHNGVPVETPEVQHAKAAHLAALHSAGSGAHWAPAGHEDDGSYKPQWDAHNYFTIFKMRAFVLGSVLLLASATSGHYLGHAVSSQYQAHDGVGGYSYGYADQNSQKHETKDAHGVTHGGYSYVDGDGHTQTVKYTADPIHGFQVAATNLPKGPAPVPVHDVHAHHVPAYTAYAAPWAYAHPIALGHNGVPLETPEVQAAKAAHFAAHAEAKSRLHKRSAPWGYVPADTPEVSAAKAAHFAAHAAVKTGHGPVAAPIAAHHQHWDHAPAQKAWHGPIHIPVIHKGVPLEPKEVQHAKAEHAAAYAKVQGHQHYAPAPQEHYGHHEEAKSYGAWHGPQHIPVIHNGVPVETPEVQHAKAAHLNALAGAGAHSGHAAAPAWGHGPEDDGSYDPAKYERADY; from the exons ATGAAGGTTTTC ATCGTCGGATCCGTCCTGCTGCTGGCCACCGTCGCCTCGGCCCACTACTGGCACTACGTCCCGGCCGATACCCCCGAGGTGGCCGCCGCCAAGGCCGAACACTTTGCCGCGCACCAGGCCGCCCGCGGACACGTCGGTGCCGGTCCGATTGACACGCCCGAAGTTCAGCACGCCAAGGCCCAGCACTTTGCCGCCCATGCCGCTGCCCGTGCTGGCCATCCCGGAGCCGCCGCTGCCCCTGCCTGGCACGCCGCCCCAGCTGCCCACGCTTGGCACGGAGCCGGTGCCTGGCACGGACCCCAGCACATCCCGGTGATCCACAACGGAGTGCCGGTTGAGACCCCGGAAGTCCAGCACGCCAAGGCCGCCCATCTGGCTGCTCTGCACTCCGCCGGATCCGGTGCCCACTGGGCCCCAGCCGGACACGAGGACGATGGCTCCTACAAGCCCCAGTGGGATGCCCACAACTACT ttacaattttcaaaatgagaGCATTT GTGTTGGGATCCGTGCTGCTGCTGGCTTCGGCCACTTCCGGTCACTATCTGGGCCATGCGGTGTCCTCGCAGTACCAGGCTCATGACGGTGTCGGTGGATACTCGTACGGCTATGCTGACCAGAACTCGCAGAAGCACGAGACCAAGGACGCCCATGGAGTGACCCACGGTGGATACTCGTACGTCGATGGAGATGGTCACACGCAGACCGTGAAGTACACCGCGGATCCGATCCACGGTTTCCAGGTTGCGGCCACCAATCTGCCCAAGGGACCAGCTCCGGTTCCGGTTCATGACGTCCACGCCCACCACGTTCCGGCCTACACCGCTTATGCCGCCCCATGGGCCTACGCGCACCCGATTGCTCTGGGACACAACGGCGTCCCGCTAGAGACCCCGGAAGTCCAGGCTGCCAAGGCTGCCCACTTCGCCGCCCATGCCGAAGCCAAGTCCCGCCTGCACAAGCGTTCCGCCCCATGGGGATACGTTCCTGCTGACACCCCGGAAGTGTCCGCCGCCAAGGCTGCCCACTTTGCCGCTCACGCCGCCGTCAAGACCGGACATGGTCCAGTTGCTGCCCCGATCGCCGCCCACCACCAACACTGGGACCATGCCCCAGCCCAGAAGGCCTGGCACGGACCCATCCACATCCCGGTGATCCACAAGGGAGTTCCGCTTGAGCCCAAGGAAGTGCAGCACGCCAAGGCCGAACACGCCGCCGCCTACGCCAAGGTCCAGGGACACCAGCACTACGCCCCAGCTCCCCAGGAACACTACGGACACCACGAGGAGGCCAAGTCGTACGGTGCCTGGCACGGACCCCAGCACATCCCGGTGATCCACAACGGAGTTCCAGTCGAAACCCCCGAGGTGCAGCACGCTAAGGCCGCCCACCTGAACGCTCTGGCCGGTGCCGGTGCCCACTCCGGACACGCTGCCGCCCCTGCCTGGGGACATGGCCCCGAAGACGACGGCTCGTACGACCCCGCCAAGTACGAACGCGCCGACTACTAG